The genomic segment CTAGCTAGCTTGATACGTTTTACGTCCTGACAATTGTATGTTTGTATTCCTGTTCCTAATTTTAGAATCAAATGTACTGGATGAGGTCCAGTTGGATGTGCCACTGCTGCCAGTCATCCTTGATGTCCAGGATGCTGCTATCATCCTTGAGGATGGGCCAGATGTGCCGACTATCCTTGAGGTACAATTTTCAGTAAGTTTTTGGTTTTATGTTTGAAAAGTATCCCAGATATTAATTCTAAAAATCTTGGTTGTCTGCTTTAGGAGGCCACTGGTAATTGGCAGTTGATACCGATTAGGTTCAGCCCCCTGTACTGTGGGCCTGTTGTGATCAGGGTAAGAGACCCACACATCACTGTTACAATGTTAGCTGTTTCTAacctgaatgtattgtaatgtcacCCCCCTCCTGTGCAGAACAATGCCGGTCCGGTGGCTAAAACTTGGAGAACTTTCCATTTCATCAGCCCCATTATCACCTACATGCGTGGGGGATCCCAGGTATGTGTCTTTGTAACTATCTAGTCCTAATCCACATTGTCAGAGTCATGTGATCTTGATGGAAATATGTTACAGCGATGGCTgatgttgttttgttgatgttgttttgttgtttctctCCACAGCAGGTGGTGGTGAGGATGCACCATGTGAGTAGGGTTCGAGGCCTGGAGACTCAACTGGTGTGAGCCATCTCCAAGGAGACAGCCAGACTTAGTCTAGAGGGCATCCCCTACTATGCCAACAAGGTGCAGTCCGTCACTTGGATCCTGGTAAGATGTAAATACTACTGAAATAGTATTAGATTAGGCTTTTCTTCACTTATTCCATTTGGCCTTAACAtgtcgtctctctctgtcagtatgTGGCTGGGAGGGTGACCCAGTATGCGTCTCACCTCCGCCATGAGACGTCTGTGGACGTGACACTTGACTGCTACCGGGTAACTAAACCTTTTCCTATgtacatgtaaccgatgtgaaatggctagttagttagcggtggtgcgcgctaatagcgtttcaatcggtgacatcactcgctctgagacttgaagtagggtttccccttgcgttgcaagggccgcggcttttgtggcgcgatgggtaacgatgcttcgtggggtgtcagttgttgatgtgtacaagggtccctggttcgagcccgggttggggcgaagagagggacggaacctacactgttacatatataGTATAGAAATTATTGGACATTTTTCCATTAGATATGCTCTGTTTTCTAATAATGTGTGTTTTTGGAGCAGCAGACTGATGTCTCGGTGGTGTACACCATTCTCCACATGGGGCTGGATGGGCTGCTCTCCTCCTCGGTGTGGTCGGAGGCTGCCTCCGTCTCTACGCCCACCAATCAGCAGTTCACTGAGCCAGAGCCTGAGGGCCACAACTGCTATGAGGTcagatgttacacacacacacctacacattctaTTATCTAGTAGCATTAAGATCCTTCCATTGACCCATTGTTTGTCATGTCATTGCATTGGTCGCTGATGTTGAATGTTTGTTCTGTTGTTGTAGGGCTGGGAGGAGGACCTGCTACCTGAGGAGACGGAGGTTCCTCTGCTAAAGTGAGTTCCTCTAAATGTCTGTGTAGTCTGGGCTTGTCAGATGCTGAAGGATAGTGGTCACCATGCTGTTATCCCCATTGACTCTAATGGTTGACATgctccattccctccctcccacagCCTCTACCTTACCACCAAAAGAGTGGAGGACATCGCCCTGAGGCTCGTCTCCCTGCGCCAGGCCTTCACTGTGAGTGGACCCACttttattttttctctctgtatcttcTTGTTTTGTCTGTCTCCTAGAGGAAGATGGGTGTCTCACCCTAACTCTTCCCTAGACCCTGCTCGGTTCCACCCTGAGCAGGAACCATCTGTTTCTGGCAGGAAAGGTCCTAATGGGCGCACTGGTTCAGGCCCACCACATGGTAGCTCACTAACTCATTATTCAttcaagggaaagagagagtcctCGATGGGAAATGTGTTCTGTTCACTAACGTCAATGCTCTTTGCTTTGTGATAGGACAAGGCCGAATTCATCCGTGCCTATAACGACTTTGTGGACTACCTGAGTGACCCCTCCAAGCAGATTGACATTGAGAGGGAGCTGGCTGAGGCAAAGGTGAGTTCATGAACTCTTTCATGTCTCACTTTGAGTTCTTCCACATGCATGTCTTTTATACATCACAGTAGCTGATCTATTTGAAATCATTCCTATTTTCTCCAAATGTGTTTTCTTGTCCTAGATCCATAATGTTAACCTGATAGATGTCCTCTTTGAACTGGTGATGTTTGGGATGATGACAGCTCAGAAGTCCCTGATGGTGGTAAGTAGCATCTCACTGGTACATGTTTCGATGTCTCTCTATTTGTAATTTCACTTCAATTTCTCTTCTTTCCTGTTTTCTTTAGCACCCTGGTGGGTTCATGGAGCGTCTGTACACTCTCCTGTACTCCTTCCTGCCCGTAACTTCCAGCATTGAGCCAAAGGCCGAGAGATATTTGCTGCTGCTCAATGTAAGATTCAAGAGTTTACTTCCCTATTCCTAGTTTACTTCCTCTTTACTTTTTCATGAATAACAGGGTTTCAATGCAGTTTTACGAGGAGTAACTCTCATTGTCTCTCTGCTCTTGATAAGCTAGTAACTCAGAGCCATTTTCTATGTGTTGTGTGGTGTTCTCTTCAGGGCGGGCTGATGGCTCTGCTAGATGACATGTTTGGGCAGCAGCTGGCCTGGTACTTTAACCCAGTGTCTCTGGTCACTGAGCTCTCCAGCCTCCTGGAGTACCACCTGGAGAACCTCATGGCCAGCATGTAGTCCTGCTGCAGAGATCTGAAAGgccacacttctctctctctctctctctttctcgctctcaggAATTGAGGACTTGAAGTCATTCGTTGAACCCTGATTAGTTAACACCCAATGAATTAATGTATTCTCTTGTTTTCTCTCCCCACAGGATTCTTGTGACACTTTGCCACCAAACAGGGATCTAGACACTACTGCGCTACATTACTTTGCACTGaaatttacatttttaaataaaataactaGTAGTTCAAAAGCATATGTCTCTGTCTTTTAATTTACTTGATTATTTCATCACTATTTCCTCTTCCTGGAGTTATGAGGctaatattacattattacatgaACAATTATGCTTTATTCTTTGCATATGGAAATGAAAAAACAAAGTTTAGGTGATTTACAGGTACTACAGGCCCACACTTTATGACTTTGTATTGTGATGTGTGATTCTGTACTATATAAAAatatgtaggcctacatacactgagtttacaaaacagtAAGAAcacatcctaatattgagttgcacccccagttgctcagaacagactcaatttgccgggacatgaactctacaaggtgtccacaggcatgctggcccatgttcactccaatgcttcccacagtggtggaccattctttatacacctactaccataccccgttcaaagactcttttgtcttgcccattcaccctctgaatggcacacatacacaatccatgtatcaattgtctcaatgcttaaaaacctttctttaacctgtctccttctcttcatctacactgattgaagtggattgaacaagtgacaccagtaagggatcaaagctttcacctggatttacctggtcagtctgtcatggaaagagcgggTATAGTATAAAGTTGACCACTAGAGGGCACAATTGCTTCAGTCTTGAATGTAACTTCTCACTATCTGTACTCTACATTAAGAGTCTGCCATTGTAGACTCAGGTATCTTGGGTATTTTTGTTTCAATTTGCCATATTTCCCATTAATGTCTGAGCCATTTACCGTATTTCCCACTGAAACCAATGTTAGCGTTCATGTGAGAGAGGGTGTAGTAGTGCATACTGACCACTAGTTGGATCATAGCGTGGTTGGTGGCGTTCATGCAGGAACCCAGAGGGTATAGGCATTGTCCATCACAGTAGAAGGCACAGTAACCCGTAGGAGCCAGGACCCAGTCCTAACGAAGAGAAATACTATAGAAATGGAATGACAAGATTAGATGACTAGAATAGACTATATTTCAATCAGAAATATATCATAAAACATGCAAAGAACATATACTAAAATGCACATACTACTGAAATGCCTTGCTTCACTAAAAAATACTAATTGTGTGCTACAGCAAATAAGGTGATACAATGTTAGCTCATGATATTATCTATTCAGTAGAATGAGTAGTTAAGGGAGACAGAAGCTCACCATCCTGCCTAGGTCACTAAAACACTTATATGTCATGTCTCTTACAAGCCTGACGCCCACTGTTGACGTGGCAATGATCTGAAAGGTACCAAAAATTATGTTATGAGGCAGGACAGGCTGTAAAGCACACTTTGGATGCATTGGATTTACAACAAAGACACAATTAATGCCATGATGAGCATAACAATGCTAATGCAACAATTCTCACATTAACACTTTTTGGCTGAAAAAAGTTAGGCCcaatcaatatatccacatcactAACGaacatcatggtccaaacacaccaagacagtcgaagagagcacgacaacaccttttccccctcaggagactgaaaagatttggcatgggtctacATGGGTCTAAAAGTGGCATGGGtctaaaagttctacagctgcaccatcgagagcatcctgaccgattgcatcaccgcctggtatggcaactgctcggcatctgaccgtatggcacagtacatcactggggccaagcttcctgacatccaggacctatatactaggaggtgtcagaggaagtcccaaAAGATTgtaggtcatagactgttctctctgctagcgcacggcaagcggtaccggagcgccaagtctaggtccaaaaggcttcttaacagcttctacccccaagccaaaaaAAAGGCTCAACGGATAATCAAAGGGCTAcgcagacccctcttttacgctgctgctactctcagtttattatctatgcagtcactttaactctacctacatgtacatattacctcaattacctttactaaccggtgcccctgcacatcgactctgtactggtactccctgtatatagtctcgctattgttattttactgctgatgtttaattatttgttactctaATTTtctattaaaaacattttttttaatatctatttttgatttaacacatttttcttcttaacttcttaaagcattgttgattaagggcttgtaagtaagcatttcactgtaaggtctacacctgttgtatccagtgcatgtgacaaaaaaaatggaTTCGATTTGACGTTGTAAATGTAaagaaacactgtatagcctcataacatggttaaaacaataattttgatataatggttggtcagtccttgcatccatagctctgtctatgaatctgagagtggttacattgatccaggcccat from the Salmo trutta chromosome 36, fSalTru1.1, whole genome shotgun sequence genome contains:
- the LOC115175872 gene encoding uncharacterized protein LOC115175872; this encodes MGLDGLLSSSVWSEAASVSTPTNQQFTEPEPEGHNCYEGWEEDLLPEETEVPLLNLYLTTKRVEDIALRLVSLRQAFTDKAEFIRAYNDFVDYLSDPSKQIDIERELAEAKIHNVNLIDVLFELVMFGMMTAQKSLMVHPGGFMERLYTLLYSFLPVTSSIEPKAERYLLLLNVRFKSLLPYS